One Augochlora pura isolate Apur16 chromosome 10, APUR_v2.2.1, whole genome shotgun sequence DNA window includes the following coding sequences:
- the Fam92 gene encoding CBY1 interacting BAR domain containing protein Fam92 isoform X1, with the protein MLRSRSQGNVWEHEAKFVQDRISNVEKHFAELCASFAAYTRKAARLRDKGDDVAKAIQVYAQSETVNRSLTTGLTNFSTTLSVIGDYRDAEVQRFDAKIVAPLSQYSTICKHARDDVKNTFTARDKELTRKRHLDRLRERNPRNRQMISQAESELMKASVEVSRVVKSLEEQIDSFEKRKLHDLKTVLLDFVVIELSFHAKSLELLTKAYQDIAEIDETKDLEDFQTIRGNMSGEFRETMRLPDSVTRLSTVGKNSFRQAYSLTNLASRFTSSSMIPQKFVSHTADSIDSAKSSSKTNSSESVQIEEYGDSSEETDSESIKEKPIRLHVGSGHKKASKWLVFKAVPPIPAYQKSLTMPMTITPD; encoded by the exons ATGCTGCGCTCGAGATCTCAAGGAAACGTgtg GGAACACGAAGCGAAATTTGTCCAAGACCGCATTTCCAATGTGGAAAAACACTTTGCCGAATTATGTGCATCATTTGCAGCGTATACGAGAAAAGCCGCAAG aCTACGCGACAAGGGCGATGACGTTGCGAAGGCGATACAAGTATACGCGCAATCAGAAACTGTTAATCGATCGTTGACAACTGGATTAACGAATTTTTCCACAACGTTATCGGTAATAGGAGATTACAG AGATGCCGAAGTACAACGATTTGATGCGAAAATAGTTGCACCCCTTTCTCAATATTCAACAATCTGCAAACATGCGCGCGATGACGTTAAAAACACGTTCACAGCTCGCGATAAAGAATTGACGAGGAAAAGGCATCTCGATAGACTTCGAGAACGAAATCCTAGAAATAGGCAAATGATT TCTCAAGCCGAATCGGAGCTAATGAAAGCATCCGTCGAAGTTTCAAGGGTAGTCAAGAGCTTGGAAGAACAAATCGACTCATTTGAGAAACGAAAGTTGCACGATTTGAAGACTGTACTTTTAGATTTCGTTGTAATCGAGTTAAGCTTCCATGCCAAGTCTCTCGAATTGCTGACCAAAGCTTATCAGGATATTGCCGAAATCGACGAAACTAAAGATTTAGAG GACTTTCAAACGATAAGAGGAAATATGAGCGGG GAGTTTCGGGAAACGATGCGGTTACCTGATTCCGTCACTAGATTATCAACTGTTGGAAAAAATTCGTTCAGACAAGCATACTCTCTTACTAATCTGGCCAGTCGTTTTACATCATCCTCCATGATTCCACAAAAATTTGTCAGTCATACTGCGGATTCTATA GATTCTGCAAAATCAAGCTCGAAAACAAATTCTTCTGAATCTGTACAAATTGAAGAATATGGAGACAGTTCTGAAGAAACAGACTCTGAatcaattaaagaaaaacct ATCAGGTTGCATGTAGGTTCTGGTCACAAGAAAGCCTCAAAATGGCTTGTATTCAAAGCAGTACCACCCATTCCTGCATATCAGAAGTCCTTAACAATGCCTATGACCATTACTCCTGACtga
- the Fam92 gene encoding CBY1 interacting BAR domain containing protein Fam92 isoform X2 → MLRSRSQGNVWEHEAKFVQDRISNVEKHFAELCASFAAYTRKAARLRDKGDDVAKAIQVYAQSETVNRSLTTGLTNFSTTLSVIGDYRDAEVQRFDAKIVAPLSQYSTICKHARDDVKNTFTARDKELTRKRHLDRLRERNPRNRQMISQAESELMKASVEVSRVVKSLEEQIDSFEKRKLHDLKTVLLDFVVIELSFHAKSLELLTKAYQDIAEIDETKDLEEFRETMRLPDSVTRLSTVGKNSFRQAYSLTNLASRFTSSSMIPQKFVSHTADSIDSAKSSSKTNSSESVQIEEYGDSSEETDSESIKEKPIRLHVGSGHKKASKWLVFKAVPPIPAYQKSLTMPMTITPD, encoded by the exons ATGCTGCGCTCGAGATCTCAAGGAAACGTgtg GGAACACGAAGCGAAATTTGTCCAAGACCGCATTTCCAATGTGGAAAAACACTTTGCCGAATTATGTGCATCATTTGCAGCGTATACGAGAAAAGCCGCAAG aCTACGCGACAAGGGCGATGACGTTGCGAAGGCGATACAAGTATACGCGCAATCAGAAACTGTTAATCGATCGTTGACAACTGGATTAACGAATTTTTCCACAACGTTATCGGTAATAGGAGATTACAG AGATGCCGAAGTACAACGATTTGATGCGAAAATAGTTGCACCCCTTTCTCAATATTCAACAATCTGCAAACATGCGCGCGATGACGTTAAAAACACGTTCACAGCTCGCGATAAAGAATTGACGAGGAAAAGGCATCTCGATAGACTTCGAGAACGAAATCCTAGAAATAGGCAAATGATT TCTCAAGCCGAATCGGAGCTAATGAAAGCATCCGTCGAAGTTTCAAGGGTAGTCAAGAGCTTGGAAGAACAAATCGACTCATTTGAGAAACGAAAGTTGCACGATTTGAAGACTGTACTTTTAGATTTCGTTGTAATCGAGTTAAGCTTCCATGCCAAGTCTCTCGAATTGCTGACCAAAGCTTATCAGGATATTGCCGAAATCGACGAAACTAAAGATTTAGAG GAGTTTCGGGAAACGATGCGGTTACCTGATTCCGTCACTAGATTATCAACTGTTGGAAAAAATTCGTTCAGACAAGCATACTCTCTTACTAATCTGGCCAGTCGTTTTACATCATCCTCCATGATTCCACAAAAATTTGTCAGTCATACTGCGGATTCTATA GATTCTGCAAAATCAAGCTCGAAAACAAATTCTTCTGAATCTGTACAAATTGAAGAATATGGAGACAGTTCTGAAGAAACAGACTCTGAatcaattaaagaaaaacct ATCAGGTTGCATGTAGGTTCTGGTCACAAGAAAGCCTCAAAATGGCTTGTATTCAAAGCAGTACCACCCATTCCTGCATATCAGAAGTCCTTAACAATGCCTATGACCATTACTCCTGACtga
- the Fam92 gene encoding CBY1 interacting BAR domain containing protein Fam92 isoform X3 codes for MLRSRSQGNVWEHEAKFVQDRISNVEKHFAELCASFAAYTRKAARLRDKGDDVAKAIQVYAQSETVNRSLTTGLTNFSTTLSVIGDYRDAEVQRFDAKIVAPLSQYSTICKHARDDVKNTFTARDKELTRKRHLDRLRERNPRNRQMISQAESELMKASVEVSRVVKSLEEQIDSFEKRKLHDLKTVLLDFVVIELSFHAKSLELLTKAYQDIAEIDETKDLEDFQTIRGNMSGEFRETMRLPDSVTRLSTVGKNSFRQAYSLTNLASRFTSSSMIPQKFVSHTADSIDSAKSSSKTNSSESVQIEEYGDSSEETDSESIKEKPVRTRHKSM; via the exons ATGCTGCGCTCGAGATCTCAAGGAAACGTgtg GGAACACGAAGCGAAATTTGTCCAAGACCGCATTTCCAATGTGGAAAAACACTTTGCCGAATTATGTGCATCATTTGCAGCGTATACGAGAAAAGCCGCAAG aCTACGCGACAAGGGCGATGACGTTGCGAAGGCGATACAAGTATACGCGCAATCAGAAACTGTTAATCGATCGTTGACAACTGGATTAACGAATTTTTCCACAACGTTATCGGTAATAGGAGATTACAG AGATGCCGAAGTACAACGATTTGATGCGAAAATAGTTGCACCCCTTTCTCAATATTCAACAATCTGCAAACATGCGCGCGATGACGTTAAAAACACGTTCACAGCTCGCGATAAAGAATTGACGAGGAAAAGGCATCTCGATAGACTTCGAGAACGAAATCCTAGAAATAGGCAAATGATT TCTCAAGCCGAATCGGAGCTAATGAAAGCATCCGTCGAAGTTTCAAGGGTAGTCAAGAGCTTGGAAGAACAAATCGACTCATTTGAGAAACGAAAGTTGCACGATTTGAAGACTGTACTTTTAGATTTCGTTGTAATCGAGTTAAGCTTCCATGCCAAGTCTCTCGAATTGCTGACCAAAGCTTATCAGGATATTGCCGAAATCGACGAAACTAAAGATTTAGAG GACTTTCAAACGATAAGAGGAAATATGAGCGGG GAGTTTCGGGAAACGATGCGGTTACCTGATTCCGTCACTAGATTATCAACTGTTGGAAAAAATTCGTTCAGACAAGCATACTCTCTTACTAATCTGGCCAGTCGTTTTACATCATCCTCCATGATTCCACAAAAATTTGTCAGTCATACTGCGGATTCTATA GATTCTGCAAAATCAAGCTCGAAAACAAATTCTTCTGAATCTGTACAAATTGAAGAATATGGAGACAGTTCTGAAGAAACAGACTCTGAatcaattaaagaaaaacctGTGAGAACCAGGCACAAATCTATGTAA
- the LOC144476571 gene encoding uncharacterized protein LOC144476571, which yields MADIKQDHKGEDTNNYGMGNSADPKNMQELTQYVQTLLQNVQDKFQTMSDQILGRIDEMGNRIDDLEKNIADLMTQAGVEGGDK from the exons atggcTGATATCAAACAGGATCACAAAGGTGAGGATACCAACAATTATGGAATGGGTAACAGTGCTGATCCAAAAAATATGCAAGAACTAACGCAATAC gtaCAAACGCTGTTACAAAATGTACAAGATAAGTTTCAAACGATGTCAGACCAAATTCTTGGGAG AATAGATGAAATGGGGAACAGGATAGACGatcttgaaaaaaatattgcagatTTAATGACACAGGCTGGCGTAGAAGGAGGTgacaaataa
- the LOC144476569 gene encoding endoplasmic reticulum-Golgi intermediate compartment protein 2 isoform X1: MLRRRKVNIKTVKELDAFPKVLEPYVDKTAVGGTFSIFTICIIAYLIIAETSYYLDSRLQFKFEPDTDIDAKLKINIDITVAMPCGYIGADVLDSMNQNVVGHQTLEEEDTWWELTQEQRSHFEALKHMNSYLREEYHAIHELLWKSNQVTLFSEMPKRMHEPSYAPNACRVHGSLNVNKVAGNFHITLGKSLSLPRGHIHISAFMTDKHYNFTHRINKFSFGGPSPGIVHPLEGDEKIANDVMILYQYFVEVVPTDIQTLLSTSKTYQYSVKDHQRPIDHQKGSHGIPGIFFKYDMSALKIKVTQQRDTICQFLVKLCATVGGIFVTSGLMKNIVQSFWYIVYCKFLSPKDDKNDKRYPNSSGQNHRVPGTINLLNVSAPECQTHWSIGNLRMRFTVVFDSTQQN; the protein is encoded by the exons atgttacgAAGGCGGAAAGTTAACATTAAAACTGTTAAAGAATTAGATGCATTTCCGAAAGTTCTTGAACCATATGTTGATAAAACTGCAGTTGGTGGGACTT TTTCGATATTTACAATCTGCATCattgcatatttaattatagcaGAAACAAGTTACTACCTTGATAGCAGATTACAATTCAAATTTGAGCCTGACACAGACATtgatgcaaaattaaaaataaatattgatataactGTTGCAATGCCATGTGGTTATATCGGTGCAGATGTTTTAGATTCCATGAATCAAAATGTGGTAGGTCATCAAACACTGGAAGAGGAAGACACATGGTGGGAATTAACACAAGAACAGAGATCCCATTTTGAAGCTTTAAAGCACATGAATTCATATTTGAGAGAAGAATATCATGCCATTCATGAATTATTATGGAAATCAAATCAAGTTACATTATTTAGTGAGATGCCAAAGAGAATGCACGAACCCAGTTATGCACCAAATGCATGTCGTGTTCATGGCAGTTTAAATGTAAACAAAGTAGCtggaaattttcatattacacTCGGGAAGTCACTGTCCCTTCCTAGAGGACATATTCACATTTCAGCTTTTATGACTgataaacattataattttactcatagaataaataaattttcatttggaGGACCCAGTCCTGGTATTGTTCATCCATTAGAGGGAGatgaaaaaattgcaaatgatG TTATGATTTTGTATCAGTATTTTGTGGAAGTAGTTCCCACTGACATACAAACTTTATTAAGTACATCTAAAACGTATCAATACAGTGTGAAAGATCATCAAAGACCAATTGATCATCAGAAAGGATCTCATGGAATTCCAGGAATCTTCTTTAAATATGATATGAGTGcacttaaaataaaagttactcAGCAACGTGATACAATATgtcaatttttagtaaaattatgtGCTACAGTTGGGGGCATATTTGTAACAAGTG GATTGATGAAGAATATTGTACAGAGCTTCTGgtacattgtatattgtaaGTTTTTATCTCCTAAggacgataaaaatgataaaagataTCCGAATTCCAGTGGACAAAATCATAGAGTGCCtggaacaataaatttacTGAATGTTTCAGCACCTGAATGT CAAACGCATTGGTCGATCGGAAATCTTCGCATGCGCTTCACCGTAGTATTCGACAGTACTCAACAGAACTAA
- the LOC144476569 gene encoding endoplasmic reticulum-Golgi intermediate compartment protein 2 isoform X2: protein MLRRRKVNIKTVKELDAFPKVLEPYVDKTAVGGTFSIFTICIIAYLIIAETSYYLDSRLQFKFEPDTDIDAKLKINIDITVAMPCGYIGADVLDSMNQNVVGHQTLEEEDTWWELTQEQRSHFEALKHMNSYLREEYHAIHELLWKSNQVTLFSEMPKRMHEPSYAPNACRVHGSLNVNKVAGNFHITLGKSLSLPRGHIHISAFMTDKHYNFTHRINKFSFGGPSPGIVHPLEGDEKIANDVMILYQYFVEVVPTDIQTLLSTSKTYQYSVKDHQRPIDHQKGSHGIPGIFFKYDMSALKIKVTQQRDTICQFLVKLCATVGGIFVTSGLMKNIVQSFWYIVYCKFLSPKDDKNDKRYPNSSGQNHRVPGTINLLNVSAPECVNITLKPQPI, encoded by the exons atgttacgAAGGCGGAAAGTTAACATTAAAACTGTTAAAGAATTAGATGCATTTCCGAAAGTTCTTGAACCATATGTTGATAAAACTGCAGTTGGTGGGACTT TTTCGATATTTACAATCTGCATCattgcatatttaattatagcaGAAACAAGTTACTACCTTGATAGCAGATTACAATTCAAATTTGAGCCTGACACAGACATtgatgcaaaattaaaaataaatattgatataactGTTGCAATGCCATGTGGTTATATCGGTGCAGATGTTTTAGATTCCATGAATCAAAATGTGGTAGGTCATCAAACACTGGAAGAGGAAGACACATGGTGGGAATTAACACAAGAACAGAGATCCCATTTTGAAGCTTTAAAGCACATGAATTCATATTTGAGAGAAGAATATCATGCCATTCATGAATTATTATGGAAATCAAATCAAGTTACATTATTTAGTGAGATGCCAAAGAGAATGCACGAACCCAGTTATGCACCAAATGCATGTCGTGTTCATGGCAGTTTAAATGTAAACAAAGTAGCtggaaattttcatattacacTCGGGAAGTCACTGTCCCTTCCTAGAGGACATATTCACATTTCAGCTTTTATGACTgataaacattataattttactcatagaataaataaattttcatttggaGGACCCAGTCCTGGTATTGTTCATCCATTAGAGGGAGatgaaaaaattgcaaatgatG TTATGATTTTGTATCAGTATTTTGTGGAAGTAGTTCCCACTGACATACAAACTTTATTAAGTACATCTAAAACGTATCAATACAGTGTGAAAGATCATCAAAGACCAATTGATCATCAGAAAGGATCTCATGGAATTCCAGGAATCTTCTTTAAATATGATATGAGTGcacttaaaataaaagttactcAGCAACGTGATACAATATgtcaatttttagtaaaattatgtGCTACAGTTGGGGGCATATTTGTAACAAGTG GATTGATGAAGAATATTGTACAGAGCTTCTGgtacattgtatattgtaaGTTTTTATCTCCTAAggacgataaaaatgataaaagataTCCGAATTCCAGTGGACAAAATCATAGAGTGCCtggaacaataaatttacTGAATGTTTCAGCACCTGAATGTGTAAATATAACGCTTAAGCCACAACCAatctaa
- the LOC144476569 gene encoding endoplasmic reticulum-Golgi intermediate compartment protein 2 isoform X3 — translation MLRRRKVNIKTVKELDAFPKVLEPYVDKTAVGGTFSIFTICIIAYLIIAETSYYLDSRLQFKFEPDTDIDAKLKINIDITVAMPCGYIGADVLDSMNQNVVGHQTLEEEDTWWELTQEQRSHFEALKHMNSYLREEYHAIHELLWKSNQVTLFSEMPKRMHEPSYAPNACRVHGSLNVNKVAGNFHITLGKSLSLPRGHIHISAFMTDKHYNFTHRINKFSFGGPSPGIVHPLEGDEKIANDVMILYQYFVEVVPTDIQTLLSTSKTYQYSVKDHQRPIDHQKGSHGIPGIFFKYDMSALKIKVTQQRDTICQFLVKLCATVGGIFVTSAIFYRIDEEYCTELLVHCIL, via the exons atgttacgAAGGCGGAAAGTTAACATTAAAACTGTTAAAGAATTAGATGCATTTCCGAAAGTTCTTGAACCATATGTTGATAAAACTGCAGTTGGTGGGACTT TTTCGATATTTACAATCTGCATCattgcatatttaattatagcaGAAACAAGTTACTACCTTGATAGCAGATTACAATTCAAATTTGAGCCTGACACAGACATtgatgcaaaattaaaaataaatattgatataactGTTGCAATGCCATGTGGTTATATCGGTGCAGATGTTTTAGATTCCATGAATCAAAATGTGGTAGGTCATCAAACACTGGAAGAGGAAGACACATGGTGGGAATTAACACAAGAACAGAGATCCCATTTTGAAGCTTTAAAGCACATGAATTCATATTTGAGAGAAGAATATCATGCCATTCATGAATTATTATGGAAATCAAATCAAGTTACATTATTTAGTGAGATGCCAAAGAGAATGCACGAACCCAGTTATGCACCAAATGCATGTCGTGTTCATGGCAGTTTAAATGTAAACAAAGTAGCtggaaattttcatattacacTCGGGAAGTCACTGTCCCTTCCTAGAGGACATATTCACATTTCAGCTTTTATGACTgataaacattataattttactcatagaataaataaattttcatttggaGGACCCAGTCCTGGTATTGTTCATCCATTAGAGGGAGatgaaaaaattgcaaatgatG TTATGATTTTGTATCAGTATTTTGTGGAAGTAGTTCCCACTGACATACAAACTTTATTAAGTACATCTAAAACGTATCAATACAGTGTGAAAGATCATCAAAGACCAATTGATCATCAGAAAGGATCTCATGGAATTCCAGGAATCTTCTTTAAATATGATATGAGTGcacttaaaataaaagttactcAGCAACGTGATACAATATgtcaatttttagtaaaattatgtGCTACAGTTGGGGGCATATTTGTAACAAGTG CCATTTTTTATAGGATTGATGAAGAATATTGTACAGAGCTTCTGgtacattgtatattgtaa